In Chryseobacterium gotjawalense, the following are encoded in one genomic region:
- a CDS encoding YceI family protein — MKKISILVLSVALVAVSCKESKTDNATATTEQAVAEHAGETFTVNSDSSTVNWTAYHKGGLNPRFGTTKTTGTFSVENGNITSGSLVSDINTLTTDPTAVDPKITEGKTAADLDMHLKSADFFDVAKYPSVKFDITKVEDIAEGTESKVEGANKIVSGNLTIKDKTVNVTFPAKVEVTDGKVNFVSKFTINRQDWGLAYGAEGDPKDWMISQEVDLELNIVADK; from the coding sequence ATGAAAAAAATATCAATTTTGGTACTTTCAGTCGCTCTGGTTGCCGTATCATGTAAGGAATCAAAAACCGACAACGCTACCGCTACCACAGAACAAGCCGTTGCTGAACATGCAGGTGAAACCTTTACCGTAAATTCAGACAGCAGCACAGTGAACTGGACTGCTTACCACAAAGGCGGATTGAATCCAAGATTTGGAACTACCAAAACGACAGGGACCTTTTCTGTAGAAAACGGAAACATCACTTCAGGAAGCTTGGTTTCAGACATCAATACTTTAACCACGGATCCTACTGCCGTAGATCCTAAAATAACTGAAGGAAAAACTGCTGCTGACCTCGACATGCATTTGAAAAGTGCAGATTTCTTCGATGTTGCAAAATATCCAAGTGTGAAATTCGACATTACTAAAGTAGAAGATATTGCTGAAGGTACAGAAAGTAAAGTAGAAGGAGCCAACAAAATAGTAAGCGGAAACCTTACCATCAAAGACAAAACAGTAAACGTAACTTTCCCTGCGAAAGTGGAAGTGACTGACGGGAAAGTAAATTTCGTGTCTAAATTTACCATCAACAGACAGGATTGGGGCTTAGCTTACGGCGCTGAAGGCGACCCAAAAGACTGGATGATTTCCCAGGAAGTTGACCTCGAACTGAATATTGTTGCTGATAAATAA
- a CDS encoding fimbrial biogenesis chaperone, whose translation MKNLQYLFFLLLVPFVTVQGQTGLSVSPPRTYVTSVAGESTVNRILVTNTSKSTSLNLTVSLSDWQYEESGNNIMADPGTLPNSGASWITVKPQSYFTLPPGETHELEVTLTAPAQTDSVQVHTALLFITQTNPVDSFEQGALVKVSLRSGVKIYHRYNTPANPNIEFNDYRFEKKARNLDLSLQNTGNTWTDGTVITELVNVNDGTKYELADQIIYTLPGDRRNVTVPLPKNLKPGKYTASSTLSYGDDDTIKMAELAFVYE comes from the coding sequence ATGAAGAATCTCCAATATCTTTTTTTTCTGTTGCTGGTTCCCTTTGTTACCGTTCAGGGCCAGACAGGATTGAGTGTAAGCCCACCAAGAACGTATGTAACTTCTGTCGCCGGGGAATCCACGGTGAACAGGATTCTGGTGACCAATACGAGCAAAAGCACTTCTTTAAATCTGACCGTTTCATTAAGCGACTGGCAATACGAAGAAAGTGGGAATAACATCATGGCAGACCCAGGGACACTGCCTAATTCTGGAGCCTCATGGATTACGGTGAAGCCGCAATCTTATTTTACACTTCCGCCAGGGGAAACCCATGAGCTTGAAGTTACACTTACCGCCCCGGCCCAAACCGATTCGGTGCAAGTGCATACCGCTCTGCTTTTCATTACGCAGACCAATCCTGTAGATTCGTTCGAACAGGGCGCTCTTGTGAAGGTAAGTTTAAGATCGGGGGTCAAGATTTACCACCGCTACAACACGCCAGCAAATCCCAATATCGAATTTAATGATTACCGGTTCGAAAAGAAAGCCAGAAATCTGGATCTTTCTCTGCAGAATACAGGAAATACCTGGACCGACGGTACGGTAATTACAGAACTGGTGAATGTGAATGATGGTACCAAATACGAACTCGCCGATCAGATTATCTACACCCTTCCCGGTGACCGAAGAAACGTAACGGTTCCGCTACCGAAAAATTTAAAACCCGGAAAATACACTGCTTCATCCACCCTGTCTTATGGCGACGATGATACGATAAAAATGGCCGAACTGGCTTTTGTATATGAATAA
- the guaB gene encoding IMP dehydrogenase → MSIHNKIVETAITFDDVLLIPSYSEVLPNQVSLKSRLSDKITLNVPIVSAAMDTVTEAEMSIALARVGGLGFIHKNMPIEEQAAQVYRVKRSENGMISDPVTLTKDHTLRYAKDLMADYKISGLPVVDAENTLIGIITNRDVKYQENLEAKVEELMTKDKLITSDKSTTLEQAKQILLKNRVEKLPIVDQDFKLVGLITIKDIDNQMEYPNANKDSKGKLIVGAGVGIGEDTIERVTALVKAGVDIIAVDSAHGHSKGVLDKITEIRKNFPDLDIVGGNIVTADAAKDLINAGANILKVGIGPGSICTTRVVAGVGVPQLSAIYNVFEYAKSQNVAVIADGGIKLSGDIVKALASGASAVMLGSLLAGTDEAPGEEIIFQGRKFKAYQGMGSLSAMRRGGKERYFQSEAKKFVPEGIEGRVPHKGKLEEVVFQLTGGIRAGMGYCGTKDIDTLQKDGKMVMITGSGLKESHPHDVIITQEAPNYSL, encoded by the coding sequence ATGTCTATCCACAACAAAATCGTAGAAACGGCCATCACTTTCGATGACGTACTTCTAATCCCTTCTTATTCAGAGGTTTTACCTAATCAGGTTTCTTTAAAATCACGACTTTCCGATAAAATCACCCTCAATGTTCCCATCGTTTCCGCAGCAATGGACACGGTAACCGAAGCAGAAATGTCTATTGCTCTGGCAAGAGTTGGAGGTTTAGGTTTTATTCACAAAAATATGCCTATCGAAGAACAGGCAGCACAAGTTTATCGGGTAAAACGTTCAGAAAACGGAATGATCTCTGATCCCGTAACACTCACAAAAGACCACACTTTAAGATACGCCAAAGATTTAATGGCTGATTATAAAATTTCCGGCTTACCAGTAGTGGACGCTGAAAATACTTTAATTGGAATCATTACCAACCGGGATGTAAAGTATCAGGAAAACCTGGAGGCAAAAGTTGAAGAATTGATGACTAAAGATAAATTGATTACTTCTGATAAATCCACCACCCTGGAGCAAGCCAAACAAATCCTGTTGAAAAATCGGGTAGAAAAACTTCCTATCGTTGACCAAGATTTCAAACTTGTTGGTTTAATTACCATTAAAGATATTGATAATCAAATGGAATATCCCAATGCAAACAAAGACAGCAAAGGGAAATTAATCGTAGGAGCCGGCGTAGGAATTGGCGAAGACACCATTGAAAGGGTTACCGCTTTGGTGAAAGCTGGGGTCGATATTATCGCTGTAGATTCAGCACATGGCCATTCAAAAGGAGTTTTAGATAAAATTACAGAAATCCGGAAAAACTTTCCTGATCTTGATATTGTAGGAGGAAATATTGTGACTGCAGACGCTGCAAAGGATTTAATAAATGCCGGCGCGAATATACTGAAAGTAGGTATCGGTCCCGGATCGATCTGTACAACAAGAGTAGTTGCCGGAGTTGGGGTTCCTCAATTGTCTGCAATCTATAATGTTTTCGAATATGCGAAAAGCCAAAATGTAGCCGTAATTGCCGATGGTGGAATTAAATTATCCGGCGATATTGTAAAAGCTCTGGCTTCTGGCGCAAGTGCCGTAATGCTTGGTTCATTATTGGCAGGAACGGATGAAGCTCCAGGTGAAGAAATTATTTTTCAGGGTAGAAAATTCAAGGCTTATCAAGGAATGGGTTCACTTTCAGCCATGCGACGTGGCGGAAAAGAAAGATACTTTCAAAGTGAAGCCAAAAAATTCGTTCCTGAAGGAATTGAAGGCCGGGTTCCACACAAAGGAAAATTAGAAGAGGTCGTCTTTCAGTTAACTGGCGGAATCAGAGCCGGCATGGGATACTGCGGCACCAAAGATATCGATACTTTACAAAAAGACGGAAAAATGGTGATGATTACAGGAAGTGGTTTAAAAGAATCGCATCCGCATGATGTTATTATTACACAGGAAGCGCCGAATTATTCGCTGTAA
- a CDS encoding NAD(P)-dependent alcohol dehydrogenase: protein MSNNLHIKAFGTPSKDDDLKEMTIDRREVQPKDIEIDILYCGVCHSDLHTARNHWGGTKYPAVPGHEIIGRITKVGDEVTKFKVGDLAGVGCLVDSCRECESCRHDLEQYCLNGSTGTYNGKDRYLNQQTFGGYSEKIIVDEDFVLQIPENLDLKAVAPLLCAGITTWSPLRHWNVKEGSKVAVVGLGGLGHMAIKLARALGAEVTLISRSPDKIQDALDLGAHAVVISTYENEMKAAAGKFDLIIDTVPYDHDINPYLATLNINGTLVLVGFIGKLENALSTPPMILGRRSVAGSVIGGIKETQEMLDFCGEHNILPEIEMINIQYINKAYERMLKSDVRYRFVIDMQSLKN from the coding sequence ATGAGCAACAACCTTCATATAAAAGCATTTGGAACACCCTCAAAAGATGATGATTTAAAAGAAATGACCATCGACCGGCGAGAGGTGCAACCGAAGGATATCGAGATTGATATTTTATATTGCGGCGTCTGTCACAGTGATTTGCACACTGCTAGAAATCATTGGGGCGGCACAAAATATCCGGCCGTTCCCGGACACGAAATTATCGGAAGAATAACCAAAGTCGGCGATGAAGTGACCAAATTTAAAGTCGGTGATTTAGCTGGTGTGGGCTGTCTGGTGGATTCCTGCAGAGAATGCGAAAGCTGCAGACATGATCTTGAACAATATTGCCTCAATGGATCTACCGGAACTTACAATGGAAAAGACCGATATCTAAACCAACAAACCTTTGGAGGATACTCCGAAAAAATAATAGTTGATGAAGATTTTGTTTTACAAATTCCAGAAAACTTAGACCTAAAAGCGGTCGCACCGTTACTTTGTGCGGGAATTACCACCTGGTCACCATTGAGACACTGGAATGTAAAAGAAGGAAGCAAAGTCGCTGTCGTTGGTTTGGGAGGATTGGGCCACATGGCGATTAAACTGGCAAGAGCATTGGGCGCCGAAGTAACTTTAATCTCCAGAAGCCCGGATAAAATTCAGGATGCTTTGGATTTAGGAGCACACGCCGTTGTCATTTCCACTTACGAAAATGAAATGAAAGCCGCCGCAGGAAAATTCGATTTAATCATCGACACTGTTCCTTACGATCACGATATCAATCCTTATCTGGCAACATTGAATATCAATGGAACTTTGGTTTTAGTAGGATTTATCGGAAAACTGGAAAATGCATTATCGACGCCACCGATGATTTTGGGCAGAAGATCAGTTGCCGGCTCTGTCATTGGCGGAATTAAAGAAACTCAGGAAATGCTGGATTTCTGCGGCGAACACAATATTTTACCGGAAATTGAAATGATCAACATACAATACATCAACAAAGCTTACGAAAGAATGTTAAAGAGCGATGTGAGGTACCGTTTTGTCATTGACATGCAGTCTTTGAAAAATTAA
- a CDS encoding DUF4252 domain-containing protein codes for MKKIYFLSAFALVLISLQSCIVSQHPNMGFFDNPYYDYKDAKFTSINVPMFLAKPIVKKALREDGESEELINLIKKVSDIKVMTIQNGNAEMVADFAKYLKKDNFEEWMTVKKEKETIHFQAKQKGDEIKRLMITVASGSELVLVDVTGKFTADDISRLINYSEKNEVNKMVTK; via the coding sequence ATGAAAAAAATATATTTCTTATCCGCATTTGCCTTAGTATTGATTTCTTTGCAGTCGTGTATTGTATCACAGCATCCGAATATGGGATTCTTTGATAACCCTTACTATGATTATAAAGACGCCAAATTCACGAGCATCAATGTTCCGATGTTTCTCGCAAAACCCATTGTAAAAAAAGCATTGCGGGAAGATGGTGAAAGCGAAGAACTCATCAACCTCATCAAAAAAGTTTCTGATATCAAAGTAATGACCATCCAAAACGGAAATGCAGAAATGGTCGCTGATTTTGCCAAATATTTGAAGAAAGATAATTTCGAAGAATGGATGACCGTGAAGAAAGAAAAAGAAACGATTCATTTTCAGGCAAAACAAAAAGGAGACGAAATTAAGCGGTTAATGATTACGGTTGCCTCGGGAAGTGAACTGGTTCTTGTAGATGTTACCGGCAAGTTTACGGCGGATGATATTTCCAGGCTCATTAATTATTCAGAGAAAAATGAAGTGAATAAGATGGTAACGAAGTAA
- a CDS encoding T9SS type B sorting domain-containing protein produces MKKSLLLLFFFIFFSSFAQLDREHWFAPMVDRVRNTSQYQSIYLSTNETTPFKVDIYHNNIVVASVNISKNNPVKYSIPNAQRNRIITTNQSDLFTPVAMGLYLKGDKPFFATLRFSVTNHGEIQTSKGTAGLGTEFRAVMAPITVENAILNFMNSIMATEDNTKVTITDFESSVKFSDGINRSQITFTLNKGQSYIIDGTGEYEDNYTGYIGAKIVSDKPIVIANGNFNGQYAGDLPNSSDILMDQGVPVDKLGQEFVLMKGNGETSSNMEKAIILATENNTEIYINNGAAPVVTLNAGQYYTTDNNAYIEQAYGHFNMFIKATKNVYIYQLLAGARSASEATGGFNYIPPLNCYLPKKIDEIGKINENEYSSNNVNYSLTVPTKLNIITEAGASLDVKSNGVSLILNASNGPFDVSGNNTWVTYSIPNITGNIAIYSSKAVTAGISAGNDAVGYGGYFAGFSSIPLITKTEGDCLPDVKLEVTEGFDRYEWLQKIGTTYVPAPGVNNTFVYIPTQAGIYAVKVKQGSCDEIQTRDFKFYNCTTFTNYDFTTCTSQDITPIFALSSQTINTPTLTINTPPTKGIAVINADGTITYTANPNATGTDTFKFSFCGNGDIPDCEILQATIHLNQVATSNVILKKCSSVNSAVFNLNDATVTPDTTAQKSYYSDAGMHNLIPNNQLANYPGTEGDFIYVYIKNSFGCDAVATITLAIDYPLVVNENLYTKNHCDEDVDGIIDGKYSVNVNSITPVVIQNSTSLTIRYYENEMKAITGGSDNITGVYVFSTAYHEVWIRVDTSGDCPPTVKKIVLNIGTKLNIKNAVSDFACDNDLDNEANINLASYIALFSTDSTVAATYFDDLTKAQNNFAGENIIADQMIKGNKIFYYRLKKQGFCDAIGTLNINLRQPQKSTVLKDKKICPDAKTSLDAGSGFDGYLWSTGEKTQVIQNLPVNDYWVDLYSNGCIYRQNVSITAIALPQITRIDIQGSTVTVNVTGGNPPYQYAIDHLNYQSSNVFLNVRGGDHTISVISADNCTPVSVDINVIQLYNAITPNDDGINDVLNYSGLLKKNEPSLQIYNRSGQTVFSGDKNNRFSWNGKFAGRAVNTGTYWYVMSWKEPGHETLTQYSGWVLVKTRE; encoded by the coding sequence ATGAAAAAATCATTACTCCTTTTATTTTTCTTTATTTTCTTCAGTTCTTTCGCCCAGCTTGACCGTGAACATTGGTTTGCCCCGATGGTTGACCGGGTTAGAAATACATCACAATATCAGTCGATATATCTCTCAACAAATGAAACAACTCCTTTCAAAGTTGATATTTACCACAACAATATTGTAGTAGCTTCAGTCAACATTAGCAAAAATAATCCTGTAAAATATAGCATTCCTAATGCACAAAGAAACAGGATTATCACCACAAACCAATCCGATTTGTTTACACCTGTAGCAATGGGTCTTTATTTGAAAGGCGACAAGCCCTTTTTTGCCACTTTACGATTCTCGGTAACAAATCATGGTGAAATACAAACCTCAAAAGGAACCGCTGGTTTAGGGACCGAATTCCGCGCCGTCATGGCCCCAATCACAGTAGAAAATGCCATTCTGAATTTCATGAACAGCATCATGGCGACGGAGGATAATACCAAAGTAACAATCACTGATTTTGAATCGAGCGTTAAGTTTTCAGATGGCATCAATCGTTCTCAAATTACATTTACCTTAAACAAAGGCCAATCATATATCATCGATGGGACTGGGGAGTATGAAGACAACTATACTGGTTATATCGGCGCAAAAATAGTGTCTGACAAACCAATTGTTATTGCTAATGGAAATTTCAATGGGCAATATGCCGGCGACCTCCCCAACTCTTCGGATATATTGATGGACCAAGGTGTTCCTGTAGATAAACTGGGTCAGGAATTTGTACTAATGAAAGGAAATGGAGAGACCAGTTCCAATATGGAGAAAGCGATCATATTAGCCACTGAAAACAATACCGAAATTTATATTAATAATGGAGCGGCACCTGTTGTAACATTAAATGCTGGACAATATTATACGACCGATAACAATGCGTACATTGAGCAAGCTTATGGTCATTTCAACATGTTCATTAAAGCAACCAAAAATGTTTACATTTATCAGTTATTGGCTGGTGCAAGATCAGCTTCCGAAGCAACCGGTGGGTTTAATTACATCCCACCCTTGAACTGTTATCTTCCCAAAAAGATTGATGAAATTGGTAAAATCAATGAAAATGAATACTCTTCAAATAATGTAAATTATAGCTTAACAGTCCCTACAAAACTCAATATCATCACCGAAGCAGGAGCTTCTTTGGATGTAAAGAGCAACGGAGTTTCTTTAATTCTGAATGCAAGCAATGGCCCGTTCGATGTTTCCGGGAACAACACCTGGGTTACCTATTCCATTCCTAATATCACAGGAAACATTGCCATATATTCCTCCAAAGCCGTTACGGCAGGTATCTCTGCCGGAAATGATGCCGTGGGTTACGGTGGTTATTTCGCGGGATTCTCTTCCATTCCACTGATTACAAAAACGGAGGGTGACTGTCTTCCTGATGTAAAATTAGAAGTAACAGAGGGGTTTGACCGATATGAATGGCTCCAAAAAATTGGAACCACTTATGTTCCGGCTCCCGGGGTAAACAACACCTTTGTATATATTCCTACACAAGCGGGTATATACGCCGTAAAAGTGAAACAAGGTTCCTGCGATGAAATACAAACGCGCGATTTTAAATTTTACAACTGTACCACCTTTACGAATTATGATTTCACCACCTGTACGTCACAGGATATCACGCCGATTTTTGCTTTAAGTTCCCAAACCATAAATACGCCTACTCTTACCATAAATACGCCACCTACGAAAGGAATCGCTGTCATCAATGCAGATGGAACCATTACTTACACCGCAAACCCAAATGCGACAGGAACAGACACTTTTAAATTCTCATTCTGCGGAAATGGCGACATTCCCGATTGTGAAATCTTGCAGGCAACCATTCATCTCAATCAAGTCGCTACCAGCAATGTGATTTTAAAAAAATGCAGCAGTGTCAACAGTGCGGTTTTTAATTTGAACGATGCGACCGTAACACCTGATACAACGGCTCAGAAAAGCTATTACAGCGATGCCGGTATGCACAATTTAATCCCTAATAATCAACTTGCAAATTATCCCGGTACAGAGGGTGATTTTATTTATGTTTATATCAAAAACAGTTTCGGTTGTGATGCTGTTGCTACGATAACATTGGCAATAGATTATCCTCTTGTTGTCAATGAAAACCTTTATACTAAAAATCACTGTGATGAAGATGTAGACGGGATCATCGACGGGAAATATAGTGTTAATGTAAATTCAATAACACCTGTAGTCATTCAAAACAGTACAAGTCTTACCATTCGCTATTATGAAAATGAAATGAAAGCAATAACTGGCGGCAGTGATAATATTACAGGAGTTTATGTTTTTTCTACAGCGTATCATGAAGTATGGATCAGAGTCGATACATCAGGTGATTGCCCTCCTACAGTCAAGAAGATTGTTTTAAATATTGGAACCAAGTTAAATATTAAGAATGCAGTCTCAGATTTTGCCTGTGATAACGATTTAGATAATGAAGCCAATATTAATCTAGCCTCCTATATTGCGCTGTTCAGTACCGATTCTACTGTTGCGGCAACATATTTTGATGACCTTACGAAAGCACAAAACAATTTCGCTGGGGAAAACATTATTGCAGACCAAATGATTAAAGGCAACAAAATTTTCTATTACCGGTTAAAAAAACAGGGATTTTGTGATGCCATCGGAACTTTAAATATAAATTTAAGACAGCCGCAAAAATCCACGGTGTTAAAGGATAAAAAAATCTGTCCTGATGCAAAAACAAGTCTTGATGCCGGTTCAGGATTTGACGGATATCTTTGGAGCACTGGCGAAAAAACTCAAGTTATACAAAATCTTCCCGTTAATGATTATTGGGTAGACTTGTATTCCAATGGTTGCATTTACAGACAAAATGTTTCCATAACTGCAATCGCTCTTCCACAAATTACACGCATCGACATTCAGGGCTCTACCGTAACGGTGAATGTTACCGGCGGAAATCCTCCCTATCAATACGCCATAGACCACCTTAATTATCAGTCTTCCAATGTTTTTTTGAATGTTCGTGGCGGCGATCATACGATTTCTGTCATATCAGCCGACAATTGCACTCCGGTTTCAGTAGATATCAATGTTATACAACTCTACAACGCTATTACTCCAAACGATGACGGAATTAATGATGTTTTAAATTATTCCGGTTTACTGAAAAAAAATGAACCTTCGCTACAGATTTACAACCGTTCTGGACAAACCGTATTTAGTGGTGACAAAAACAACCGTTTTTCCTGGAACGGAAAGTTTGCCGGAAGAGCAGTAAACACTGGAACTTATTGGTATGTGATGTCCTGGAAAGAGCCGGGTCACGAAACACTTACCCAATACAGCGGTTGGGTGTTGGTTAAAACCAGGGAATAA
- a CDS encoding alkaline phosphatase family protein, with the protein MKKIVSILLILSYFAVFAQSDTAQVVVPNRKNAAATISKPYVILISADGFRHDYPEKFQTKNLLKLVENGVSAKAMLPSFPTITFPNHWSLITGLYPAHHGLIDNYFYDYQKKKLYAMSNKEAAEDGSWYGGTPLWTLAEKQGALSASMMWVGSASDAGGMRPTYYYHYHEKFTPNEKVAKVIDWLQLPEDRRPHFISLYFPEVDASGHHFGPESKETENAVQVIDQAIGNLVEKVNQLGLKNVNFIFVSDHGMIKVDLENPIEIPEILFDKNRFDFYNAQTLLRVVVKNPAEIQSVYKELKRNKTPDYDVFLNKRFPKKLNFALKDDRYNRIGQILLVPKAPKIFLEKGKNTSVGKHGYSPYEVSEMKATFIAFGPAFKQDKKVNVFQNVNIYPIVTDILNLKITEPIDGTQKTAKEVLKK; encoded by the coding sequence ATGAAAAAAATCGTTTCCATTCTTTTAATCTTAAGTTATTTCGCTGTTTTTGCACAATCAGATACCGCGCAGGTGGTAGTTCCAAACAGGAAAAACGCTGCCGCAACAATTTCGAAACCTTATGTGATCTTAATCTCCGCTGATGGTTTCCGACACGACTATCCTGAAAAATTTCAAACCAAAAATCTTTTAAAATTAGTGGAAAACGGCGTTTCAGCAAAGGCCATGCTGCCAAGTTTTCCTACCATCACTTTTCCGAATCACTGGAGCTTAATTACCGGTTTGTATCCTGCGCATCACGGCTTGATTGATAATTATTTCTACGATTATCAAAAGAAAAAGTTGTACGCCATGAGCAATAAGGAAGCTGCAGAAGACGGTTCCTGGTATGGCGGAACACCGCTTTGGACTTTGGCAGAGAAACAGGGAGCCCTTTCTGCCTCGATGATGTGGGTGGGTTCTGCAAGTGATGCCGGTGGTATGCGCCCAACCTATTATTACCACTACCATGAAAAATTTACGCCTAACGAAAAAGTGGCGAAAGTAATAGACTGGCTCCAGTTACCGGAAGACCGTCGTCCCCATTTCATCAGTTTGTATTTCCCGGAAGTAGATGCAAGTGGACATCATTTCGGGCCGGAAAGTAAAGAAACCGAAAATGCAGTTCAGGTAATAGATCAGGCCATCGGAAATTTAGTTGAAAAAGTCAATCAGCTTGGGTTGAAAAACGTCAACTTTATTTTTGTTTCTGATCATGGAATGATAAAGGTAGATCTGGAAAATCCGATAGAAATCCCCGAAATTCTTTTTGATAAAAACCGCTTTGACTTTTATAATGCACAAACATTATTGAGAGTTGTGGTGAAAAATCCAGCAGAAATACAATCCGTTTACAAAGAATTGAAGAGAAATAAAACACCGGATTATGATGTTTTCCTGAATAAAAGATTCCCAAAGAAATTGAATTTTGCACTGAAAGACGATCGCTATAATCGAATCGGACAAATTCTACTCGTTCCAAAAGCTCCAAAAATATTTTTAGAAAAAGGCAAAAATACTTCTGTCGGGAAACATGGTTACAGTCCCTATGAAGTTTCTGAAATGAAAGCAACTTTTATCGCTTTCGGCCCAGCTTTCAAACAAGATAAAAAAGTAAATGTGTTTCAAAACGTAAATATTTATCCCATTGTTACTGATATTTTAAATTTAAAAATTACGGAACCGATTGATGGAACGCAAAAAACAGCGAAAGAAGTCCTCAAAAAATAA
- a CDS encoding alpha-amylase: MNPTMIQFFHWYSDGNSQLYDQIKNSTSYLKELGISAVWFPPAYKGAGGGYSVGYDPYDLYDLGEFDQKGTVATKYGTKEQYLNCCKTLQENGISVIVDIVLNHKAGGDEKEKFHAVKVNPENRQENLSEPFEIESYTQFTFPGRGEKYSNFKWTFQCFSGVDFAEGQEEGIYQIINDHGEGWEEMISDEKGNYDYLMYNNIDQRNPFVREELNNWGKWYHDQIHFDGVRIDAVKHQSPEFYKEWLYTLRANTGKNIFAVGEYWAPGEVHLLEEYIATTEGSMSLFDSSLQQNFHVASLAGAEYDLREIFDETLTQANPLLSVTLVDNHDTQPLQELEAPVEKWFKPLAYALILLRKDGYPCVFYPDLFGAHYTDKDKEGNDQEIFLDKVEKIEELLKARKLFAYGDQRDYFEDANCLGWVREGDSGHHGCAVVLSNKDAYNKPMEIGAQYAEQTFYDFMGWFADKITIDENGWGNFPVPAGNVSVWIPEA; the protein is encoded by the coding sequence ATGAACCCAACCATGATTCAGTTTTTCCATTGGTACTCAGATGGAAATTCGCAACTGTATGATCAGATTAAAAATTCAACTTCTTATTTAAAGGAATTAGGAATTTCTGCAGTTTGGTTCCCTCCCGCGTACAAAGGTGCTGGTGGCGGTTATTCGGTAGGTTATGATCCTTATGACTTATATGATTTGGGAGAATTTGACCAGAAAGGGACCGTTGCCACGAAATACGGAACCAAAGAACAATACCTTAATTGCTGCAAAACGCTGCAGGAAAACGGAATTTCTGTAATTGTTGATATTGTCCTCAATCACAAAGCCGGTGGTGATGAAAAAGAAAAATTCCATGCTGTAAAAGTGAATCCCGAAAACCGCCAGGAAAACCTGTCTGAACCTTTCGAAATAGAATCCTACACTCAATTTACTTTTCCAGGAAGAGGCGAAAAATATTCAAATTTTAAGTGGACTTTTCAATGCTTTTCCGGGGTTGATTTTGCCGAAGGTCAGGAAGAAGGAATTTACCAAATCATCAATGATCACGGCGAAGGTTGGGAAGAAATGATTTCTGATGAAAAAGGAAATTATGACTATTTAATGTACAACAACATCGACCAAAGAAACCCTTTTGTACGCGAAGAATTAAATAATTGGGGCAAATGGTATCACGACCAGATTCATTTTGACGGTGTCCGTATAGATGCCGTAAAACATCAATCGCCTGAATTTTATAAGGAATGGCTCTACACTTTAAGAGCGAATACCGGAAAGAACATTTTCGCAGTCGGCGAATATTGGGCGCCTGGAGAAGTGCACCTTTTGGAAGAATATATCGCAACCACAGAAGGTTCGATGAGTTTATTTGATTCTTCGCTACAGCAGAATTTTCATGTTGCTTCTTTAGCGGGTGCCGAATATGATTTAAGGGAAATCTTTGATGAAACTTTAACCCAGGCCAACCCACTTCTATCAGTAACGCTGGTAGACAATCACGACACGCAGCCTTTGCAGGAACTGGAAGCTCCGGTTGAAAAATGGTTTAAGCCGTTGGCGTATGCTTTAATTTTATTGAGAAAAGACGGTTATCCCTGTGTTTTCTACCCCGATTTATTTGGAGCACACTATACCGATAAAGACAAAGAAGGAAATGATCAGGAAATATTTCTTGATAAAGTGGAGAAGATTGAGGAACTCTTGAAAGCCAGAAAATTATTTGCTTACGGAGATCAGCGCGATTATTTTGAAGACGCAAATTGTCTCGGCTGGGTTCGTGAAGGTGACAGCGGTCATCATGGTTGCGCAGTGGTTCTCAGCAATAAAGACGCCTACAACAAACCAATGGAAATAGGAGCGCAATATGCCGAACAAACTTTTTACGATTTTATGGGTTGGTTTGCAGATAAAATCACCATCGATGAAAACGGTTGGGGAAACTTTCCTGTTCCGGCGGGAAATGTTTCGGTGTGGATTCCAGAGGCCTGA